In a single window of the Rhodamnia argentea isolate NSW1041297 chromosome 2, ASM2092103v1, whole genome shotgun sequence genome:
- the LOC115754723 gene encoding dynein light chain 1, cytoplasmic-like, with protein sequence MLEGKAVVGETDMLQAMQQEALNLASKALDSFDITEPTDIARFIKTEFDRTYGGGWQCIVGTDFGSFVTHCSGCFIYFCVGSLAILLFRGSSGPEAEPNQFMTALETSVATA encoded by the exons ATGCTAGAAGGGAAGGCCGTCGTCGGCGAGACCGACATGCTCCAGGCGATGCAACAGGAGGCTCTCAATCTGGCATCCAAGGCGCTCGACTCCTTCGACATCACTGAGCCCACCGACATCGCGCGCTTCATCAAAACG GAATTTGACAGGACATATGGGGGGGGATGGCAATGCATAGTGGGGACAGATTTTGGTTCATTCGTCACCCACTGCTCTGGCTGCTTCATTTACTTCTGCGTCGGAAGCCTCGCAATCTTGCTCTTCAGGGGTTCATCTGGACCAGAGGCCGAGCCTAACCAGTTCATGACGGCCTTAGAGACTAGTGTTGCCACAGCTTGA